A window of Dorea formicigenerans contains these coding sequences:
- the dtd gene encoding D-aminoacyl-tRNA deacylase, translating to MRFVIQRVLESEVKVDGESLGKIGKGFMVLIGVSNDDTKEVADKMVKKMLGLRIFEDEQGKTNLSLDAVGGELLLISQFTLYANCKRGNRPSFIEAGAPDMASEMYEYIIEKCKEQVEVVERGRFGADMKVSLVNDGPFTIVLDSETL from the coding sequence ATGAGATTCGTAATTCAGAGAGTGTTAGAAAGTGAAGTAAAGGTAGATGGAGAGAGCCTTGGAAAAATCGGGAAAGGATTTATGGTTTTAATCGGAGTCAGCAATGATGATACAAAAGAAGTGGCTGACAAGATGGTAAAGAAAATGTTAGGACTTCGTATTTTTGAAGATGAACAGGGAAAAACCAATCTGTCACTGGATGCAGTAGGAGGAGAACTTCTTCTCATCTCTCAGTTTACATTATATGCAAACTGCAAGAGAGGAAACCGGCCAAGCTTCATCGAAGCCGGAGCACCGGATATGGCCTCGGAAATGTATGAATACATTATTGAAAAATGCAAGGAACAGGTAGAGGTTGTAGAAAGAGGAAGATTCGGAGCGGATATGAAAGTCAGTCTTGTTAATGACGGACCATTTACAATCGTGTTAGATTCTGAAACTTTATAA
- a CDS encoding DMT family transporter → MKPKNAVMLLLTSLIWGTAFVAQSVGMDFLGPFTFNGVRSFIGGVTLLPCIWLLEKMNGKPEVDGTRKDLIQGGIACGLLLFAASSLQQMGIQYTTAGKAGFITAFYIVFVPVLGIFLKKAAGWKVWMSVFLALIGLYFLCIKEGFSIGKGDIMIFACALVFAVHILVIDYYSPKVDGVKMSCIQFFVCGIASLPFMFLTETPQIGNILDARMPILYAGVMSCGVAYTLQILGQKHANPAIASLLLSMESCFSVLSGWIILGETLSAREGIGCVLMFVAIILAQLPDKREKLKNGQA, encoded by the coding sequence ATGAAACCAAAGAATGCAGTTATGTTGTTACTGACTTCTCTGATTTGGGGAACCGCATTTGTTGCACAAAGCGTAGGAATGGACTTTCTTGGACCATTTACATTTAACGGAGTGCGAAGCTTTATTGGAGGAGTGACGCTTTTGCCGTGTATCTGGTTGTTGGAAAAGATGAATGGGAAGCCGGAAGTGGACGGAACAAGAAAAGATCTGATTCAGGGAGGAATTGCCTGTGGTCTGCTTTTATTTGCAGCAAGCAGCCTCCAACAGATGGGGATTCAGTACACAACAGCAGGAAAGGCGGGATTTATTACCGCATTTTATATTGTGTTTGTTCCGGTTCTTGGGATATTTTTAAAGAAAGCAGCAGGTTGGAAAGTGTGGATGTCAGTATTTCTGGCACTGATAGGGCTGTATTTCTTATGTATTAAAGAAGGATTTTCAATTGGCAAGGGCGACATTATGATTTTTGCCTGTGCATTGGTTTTTGCAGTACATATTCTGGTGATTGATTATTATTCACCAAAAGTAGATGGTGTGAAAATGTCATGTATCCAGTTCTTTGTGTGTGGAATTGCATCACTGCCGTTTATGTTCCTGACAGAAACGCCGCAAATTGGAAATATATTAGATGCCCGGATGCCGATTTTATATGCGGGAGTCATGTCCTGTGGGGTGGCATATACATTACAAATCCTCGGACAGAAGCATGCGAATCCGGCGATTGCATCACTGCTTTTAAGTATGGAATCTTGTTTTTCTGTACTTTCCGGCTGGATAATATTAGGAGAAACACTGTCAGCGAGAGAAGGAATAGGCTGTGTGTTGATGTTTGTGGCAATTATACTTGCACAGCTTCCGGACAAGAGAGAAAAATTAAAAAATGGGCAGGCATAA
- a CDS encoding MarR family winged helix-turn-helix transcriptional regulator has product MNDKWMESGFMLIQQVAHLAKYQTLKEMESCGLKPNQAGILVVLRSEGGLSQKELAKRMGVTPPSMTAALKKMEKQGYVLREQDEKDQRITRIRISDQGIECLNGLQHMMRNLEKRLYEGISAEERQEMKETLLKMRENVLRYKEFQGMDMCEIMEKTRPPKMPEKSI; this is encoded by the coding sequence GTGAATGATAAATGGATGGAATCTGGATTTATGTTGATTCAGCAGGTGGCGCATCTTGCTAAATACCAGACTTTGAAAGAGATGGAATCCTGCGGATTAAAACCAAATCAGGCAGGAATATTGGTTGTGTTGCGAAGTGAAGGCGGATTATCCCAAAAAGAGCTTGCTAAGCGCATGGGAGTGACGCCACCGTCTATGACAGCGGCGCTGAAAAAAATGGAAAAACAAGGATATGTTCTGCGGGAGCAGGATGAGAAAGACCAGCGGATTACGAGGATTCGAATATCTGATCAGGGAATTGAGTGTCTGAATGGACTTCAGCATATGATGCGAAATCTGGAGAAAAGGCTGTATGAAGGTATTTCTGCAGAAGAACGGCAGGAAATGAAGGAGACGCTTTTAAAAATGAGAGAAAATGTGCTCAGGTACAAAGAGTTTCAAGGAATGGATATGTGTGAGATCATGGAGAAGACCAGACCGCCGAAAATGCCGGAAAAATCGATTTAA